GGAAAGGATTCTGCCAGACACCAAAATTAGTTGACTCAAAAATGTAAAGGTCTACCAGAGTCCCAATAAAGAGAAGGAAGCAAATCACATTAGTGCCAGCAGCACATGATCTACCCTGCTGCTGGGATCATCAGCTCTATGATTGCAAGGTCtctttccccagctccacctGATTTAATGGAATCAGAGAATGGAGATCCCAGAGCAACGAAGTTAGGGCAAGACCTACCCAAGCTGAAACTCTGGATGAGATCTAAAGGAGACAGAATATTTATAAAAGTCAATTTTCATAATTCTGCTTCTCCACAATAGTAATTTTTCAATACAAAAATTACAAtagtaatttttctcttctaacAGACccccttcttctttttctgcaaaCACCTTAAACCTTGAAGAGATGGCTGCACCTTATCTCTCCAATAAAAGGAAATCTCCAAAGAGATAATGGCCCAGATGCTCCTTACCACAAAGAGGCCACAGTACATGTGTACAATGAAACAGGGtgcaagaaaaatgtttgatCATCCTCTCAAGATAGTCAAGTAGACACATGGAGTTTTGCCACTAGTTAGTAACTAATAACACAGGAAACTTTCAGTGGTGAAAGCCATCTAATTGTCATTTCCATTAAGGTAAGTGAGTGATCACCATCAAGTGGCAaactaataaataaattgcataAGAGAACTGTTACACAAACTCCAGGTATGCTGTCCTGCCTGAGCCATAATGCCAAGGGCTTCATTAGAGGCAATCCAAAAGGATATATGGAAAAGTCAGGCAAGAGCCTGCATTCACTGAAGGGACAGGCAACTGTACAGATTTCCAAGCTGTGTGAGTGGCTAACACACATATGCACCATGGGTACCATATTCTGAAGTGCAACCATGATTTcaaacaagcagcagaaagctTCTGTTTCACAGCACAGTTACCTTTCTTTCACAAAGCTTGGGCAGCCCTCATTTTTCCATGAGTTCCAGTTTTCTTCAGTATTTAATATATGCTGTAGAAACACAGAAAGTATTGCACATTATTAGGGTCATAAGCACTTTCAGACTCGACCCCAAAGTTTTAAACTGAGCTATTAAAATTAAGCAGAAAATTCTGTTCTAGGTTGTGTGTTTCAGTCACTATCTTGAAGATCATCAATTTAATCTTAGGCAACTGGTTTAATTTACTCAAAAACAGTGTACCTCCTCTCTTCAAAAATTGTGGGAAAGGCTTTATTTCCCCTGGTCCAGACAAGAAAATAGATGCAGTCAAagtaaagcaaaaaagaaaagcaaaaagactTCTTgggtttttattaatttcacttgtattttatttccatgtttttggGCACAGGACTCCCATCtggaaaaactttaaaatattttttgctttccaatAACCCATTGTCCTGTAGGTACACATGCACATACAGGCATATTTCTGTTCCTTcccagaaaaaggaagaaaagagtaTTAATGAAAACATGCGATAAAATATgactacaaaataaaaagacattatatgacctttttttttttactgggaTGAAGTAAAAGTTCACTTAGATACAGCAGGTGTGTTCCAAAAGCTAGTTTAAGCTGAAACTGCTTTTTTATGTGCTATATAGACTTTGTTTAGGCAGGCATCAAAATACTCACCTCTACCATTTTAGAGAATCTTTCTCCATCTGGAGGATTTTCTGAAAGAAGCTATAAATGGGAGAAAAGAAGATGAACTTTTTGCATTATATCTGCAGCAGAATATGTAGGGAAAAAACTCCAGAGAAAATCGTGGTTACTGCTTCAAAGGTGGCTAATACATTATTACATGcttaatatttttccatgtaatttttATGAAATGGATACTGTACCAACCTGGTAAACTGCTTTTGTAGTATCTTCAATCCAAAGAGACTGTTCATCTGTTAGAACGTAGTTTGAACTGGaattggaaaacaaaacaacacatcAGAAAGTGTGCTGAGGACACATAATTTACACCATACACCTTCTGAGGGGTGTTAGAGGGGATCTGAGGAAAGTGCTTTGAATGTGATCTGCTGTGGTCCCAGGGACTGACAATTTGTTAGTTTGTGGAATTAATTAGATGTGCTTGGGGACTATACTTTCAAAGTATAGATTCACCCAACAGGAAACCCATTTGAGTGATTCAAGATCACACTTTGATGTTGGACCAAAACACAATGAGAAGATTTTCCTCAGAACCACTCACCAAGTGTTATACGACACCATTTGTAACTCATGCCATCCTTGACCACCAGTAAGTGACTGTTTATAATGAACATTTTAATGCATTGACATTGAAATGACTGTCACCTCAAAAGGACTGAACTGGAATTCACAAGACCTGAATTCCATTCCTCCTCAGCCACTAGACTGCCTTGATAAATAATCTGTAGAATTAGGATAATGATCCTAACCTAGTTACAGAGTTCTTTGAGAGCTGTTTATAAAATGCAATATACAGCAGGTGGGAGACAGCTGCCTTGTTAAGGATGTTAATTATTATGTTTACATATGGCCCAGGGCACCAGAAATGAACAGAGACGGGATTTTCTTCAGAATAACGTTAGAGACTAGGAACAGATGGGGTTTGGTTGTATCCCATTAATTTATAAAAGCAACAATCACCATTGTTACTTCTTGCCATTTTAGACAGAGTTCTGCAGTAcactaagaaaaaataaaacagcgACCAATGCCAAGATGCAGACTCAGTATAGATTCAAAATGATGCCACACACAAGTACCCTGCACTGGTCTAACAACTTGGTGCTGCCAAGGAGAGTCTCCTTCCCTCTCACGGCTGGCACTCGCTGTTAGCAAGTTTTAATGGCCTCTACTTCTCTGAGACCCCACAACTCACCAACTTGGCAGAAAATTTACTCTGCAAAGATGAGCAGATTGGGTTTTTGCTGTATAGTAAATGGCACAATTTTGAGCAAGGCAAATGAATGCTAGAGCAAGAGAGGGCAAAGAATCaggcagaaaaacagagaaacaaatgagacctctgctttcctgctgtaAAATAACTCCAGCCATACCCTGTATTTACCAATGCAAAGCTCCAAGCTCCACAACCTCAGAGTAAGTAGGCAAACTATTTTAAGTACTTCGGTTTATCTCCAAGTTCCTGGTTCCCCATcctcaaaacacaaaatatttccacaTTACCTTTTAAATTTGACTTGTCCCTTTAGATACTGAAATAGTATTAGGTACTGCAACAAGATGTGACGGCGGAAATTACTGTCACTCAGTTGTAAATCCATCAgctaaacaacaaaaaagtaacagatgtttaaatatttactcTTTTTAAACTTATATTTGTAAAGGCTACATtagaaattaaatcaaataaacaaacaacagCTTTACTGAAAACTCTTATTCCAGAAATAGAAGCCCCTGAGTCATTAATTAACAGAGGCAACccacaaagaataaaatagaaaaaggaataGAATAAATCTATATAAATAAAGTGGCCAAACAGTGTAATGGGATACCCAGAAAAACTGTGGAGTCTTGACTGGACATAGTGCTGATCAACTGCTCCAGCTGAGAACTTTTGAGGAGGGAGGCTGAACCAGACATAGCTTCCTTCCAACCTCAATCAGTCTGGCATTCTAGAAGGGAAACCACATACCTTTTCACTGGTTAGGAACTTTGCAAAATATACATGTTCTCCTCCTGTTTTTAGTTCTTCCAACTTTTTTCGGGAAGCCTGAGTGTCATCCAATTTGTAACTTTTGAAAACAGCCAAAACTTCTTCTGAGTACTATAAAACAGAGTTATTTACCACATGAAAACAATACTGAACATTAGCAGACTTAAAGCCAAGCAAGTAAAATACTCTGTAAATCTATCAGCCCATTGAAACAACCCACTTGTTACCTATGTGTAGGACCTCTCAGAACACCACAAATGAAGTGAAAGCGTTACCATGTCAGAACATTTAGTCGTATGGAATATTTACAGCATGCTaaggaaaataacattttgtatTGTGAACAGTGCTTTGTTGTTTAGACATCACGAAGAAAAAAGGCTGGACAGTGCTACAGtaaaaaatttcatttgtaaGACTAAAGTCTGGCCTTGATCAGTTTCTGAACAGCACCTGTGGTAGTTTtttgtgggtattttttttttttggaccCCATTAGTGTACATCGTAAGTAAGATTTATATTAGGATGTCAGAGTAGATGCCACCTCTTATTACTAAAACACAGAgaatgaagattaaaaaaacccactaagCTTCtttgaattaaataaatactgGATGGCAAATTATGAAGAAAGAGTACCCTAGCAATAAATCCTCATCAATATTTAtaccaaacaaaacagaaacagttGGCTGAAGGGGACATTCAAGTCATTGCTTCTACAAGGAGATATGCTTAGTTAGAAATCAGGAATAGTTTCTTTAGGATCCCACTGGCTTCAATATGACTACTCAAAAATAAGAGCTAGGATTAGATAGAACTATTTATCTTCTCGGGATAAAATCTCACCCAAACCCACAATTTCTGCCTTTTGCAGCTGGTAAAACACGAAAAAGGTACTTCAGGCACTGTTGCAACATAAGAAGTATTTCTGATATTGACATACCTTGGGGGTTTACTGTACATTTTAACACAACAACTCATTTACTGAAAAAGGCTCACTTTAGAAAAGagcaaaatgcatttctgcatGCACCAtcattttccagcagtttgAGCCTTTGAACTGTTCCGTGCTTATGCAGTCGCTGCTACTCGTGTAAACAATGACCTTTACTTAGGCTGAACAGTTGAAAGCACGAACTCAGATTACCTTAAGAAAGGTTTTCCATGACACCTTCTCATAGCACTGCACAGGATTTCTAAAATAATCTTGAAGTGACCAGAATTTTCTATACAGGTTATAATCTATTGGAATGGAACTgtggaaaaataatgaagaaaaaaaacatactgaAAAGCAATATATTATATTCGATTTCACTCCAGAATGCACAATCCCAGAAAATATAATTCATTTTGGAAGTAAATTAATGAGTCAGTAGTCAACTGTCACAGAGAAATCTGTAACTCAGAATTTGTCCTTGTAAGAGTTTTCCATTCCGTCTATTGTTACTTTCTTGCCATAAAAGTAGAAATAGTACACAAAAGGGATCTTAGGAGTTTATCACTATTTGTGGCATGAAGGAGCTTTCTCCTTAAGCATATACTCAAAACTCCTGAATACATCTTATCACAACAAGTTTTGTGAAGGGAATTTGGAAAACCATCAAAACCAGAGTGGTTCTTAGCCAGGGTAATCAACTTTTTCAAATCTGTACATCTCTGTCTTCCAGACAACTTAAGTAATTAAGACATTGACAGGAGTCTTCACTGATTAGATACATCTAATCTTCAGAGGGCAGGAGATGAGGCGAATTTGGACCCCAACATTCAAAGATATTTCCCAaacagcttttttcctttcactttatAAAGATTTGCTTCAGCTTTTAGATTTCTGTCAGCTTACCAGCTTGTCGGTGCTTCATCATCTCCCATTTCACCTTCTTCCACATCCATaccttcttccctctcctcagTGTGCTAAAtaggagaaaattatttaattgttaTACAAATGTCACTACAGTTTGCACAGAGTTCTCAGACTGTTGTTTACTGTAAACATTCAATTACATATTAGATCAGAAAGCTTAAGCTGGTAACTCAAAACATCTCTGAACTATTATTACTGCAATATGTGCAACAAATTCCTGTCTTAATGCAATGGTAGCCTCACTTCTCCTGAAAAAAGCTGAAGAgacagctctgatctctgcatACTGTGGGGAAAACTTTGCACAGTAAATGACAGTGTTCATTCCTCACAATCAAACCCATCTTTCCTCTCAGAGTGCAGAGATGACATGCCTATTCCCAAAACAACAGCTTGGTCTGGCAGAAGGACAACCAAATGACAAATCTACAGCCCCAAAGACTTTTTATACAAACAATCTTACAAGTTTAAGGCAGAATCAGTGAAAAATGACATAGGAAATTTCACCTTCTGTCCCAGAGTGCTCTCATGTTCATTGGTATTGAAAACAGTGACATTCTCCAAGTTAAACTGGCTCTGTAGGTTAAGccctgtgaaaaacaaaaagtcttAAAAGCTGTGAAGTTCCCAAGTCTCTTTAAGAAATGCTGATACTCAATTCTCAGAGCATTCAAAATTTACAATTGAAATCCAAGCAAATACGTCACAATGTCAAGGACACACATAAGAACTAGGATACAAGTGCAAAGTGATTTGGTCTGCAACCATCATAAACTTAAAAGATTCAGTTTATTTAGTCTCGATATTAAGTGTGATGAAATGCAAAAGTCTCACCTGACTTTTCTGAAAGTGGAAATAACCTAGCCAAGAATAGCTGAATTCTTCCACAAAAAACTGTGTTTTGTGACTTAGATAATCTTCTTAGGAGGTCTAAACattgtaaaaaataaagaatattagTATTTACCCCTCTTTTCATTTCTCACGTAACAGAATTCAAGACTTGCTAATTACATGACCCACAGAGCTAATGAAATTCAAATGCCAGTGACTCCCTCTGACCAGAcatatttctttcaaatgcaTTCTGCCAATTCTCCTAATACCTtcaacaacaataaaaaataattttttgaatgAATCCTACTCAAATATAGCCTTGGATACAGGCCTTGTCAGTGCTGAGGAATAATATTCTTTTATAATGATCTCCACTAATGAAGAGAGCTCCCTGAGGTCTGAATTACTTTTACATTAATAAGCAAGAGTGATGCACCTTTTAACTTTATTACTTATTGAACACATTTgaatttaaatgtaattattaaattaattttcatttgctgAGAGAGAAGTTCTTTAATactgctccctcctccctgaaAAACACCACTCACCATTGCACATGCGTAGCAAGTAATTTTTCCCTGCAGAGTAAAATGTGTTCTGAAACAGAGTAAAGATATGTAGAACATTAAGAGATCATAAAACCTTCTTGAGCAGATTTAATCCAATCACAAGATATGAGTAAGTATGAGTCCTACACACTACTCCTACAGATAACTCCAAATTTGAGTCTTCCTTGCCACAACAGGCAGGTTAAAAGGCAAGTCCCACAAATTCCAAGAAAGCATAAAACACATTTACATCCAGCTTTCATAAAGAAAAACCATGTGTGACAATGAACTGTAAGAGCACCATtcacttctttttcttggaatGCACTAATTTTTACACTCATTTCCTTTATTATTCTATGTATTATTCATACAAACAAAAAGCACACAAATAAGATTTACAGTGTTCACAATGCTGTGATCTGGAAAGAGAAATTGATAAATACTTCAATTAGCAATAAACAACAGTTTGTGAATATATCAAATGGGGGGGCCATAATGTTACCTGAAACAAACCAGCCTGAATGACTATGGGAGTAGGTTCTAGTTAGAAACTCCAGGCTAGGAAAACACTGAGACAGTAGAAAGCTTTTCAGGTGCTGTCTCTGGAGTTTTTGACACTTGTGTGCTAGCTACAAAGACAGTTAAATTCTGTTCATTAAAATGGCTCTTGTAGACAAAAGCTTTGGCCAAATGATGTAACGTTTTCAAAAATACCCACCGATTTCCACGTAGCAACATTTTTCTCcacaaaagtgaaaattttgTCACACTGATCCAAAGGGAGGCAATCCAGAACATCCCCCAAAAGCACAAAAGGAGTTGATGCAGTGCAGATACCTATGAGGAACAGGGAATCTTTTACTCAACAAATTTGAactgaaatacagaacaaaTAAATGCATTACACTTGAAGGACATTTTATCAAAAAAGTAGAATAAAGACATTCTTCTGAATTCCTACAAATCCTAACAGATTTGGAACTTGGCAAAAATGTTAACTTTCATTAAAGCTATTTCTACACATACTCAAACGAGATTTGCAAAAGCTTTGCACTAACATacaacaaatattaaaaaaatcactgttctAATGACCTCAAAGTCTGAAACAATGTCAAATCGTTTTGCAGACTGCAAGTGAACTCTTTCAGATTTCTAAATCCACAGTTGGTACCACTACACACACCCATGAAGCCTGAGAGCCTTTCAAGCACCACTAGAACAGTGCTCCAAGTCCATCCACCCATGCTCTGTAGGCAGTGCCTGCATTCCTCATGGCACAGTTCTTGTTACTCTACAGCTCATATAACATATGTGTAGCTGACATATACTTACTACAACAACTTTTGATGAAGAATGTGAGCGAATAAAGAATGtgaacaaataaacaaaaggaaGAGAGCAAAAGCCACTTCAGAAGAAATCATCACACTGATTTCTGACACAATCTGCTATTGAAACAGAGTCAAGTATCTAAAAAATCAGCCATATACTGACAGGAGATGAACACAGATATCCAGATGTTGTTTCTGCCTCTGCCAAGTCATTTTACCTCTCTGCTTCAGTGGTCTCATCTCCAAAATTATGATGAGAAACTTCTAATCATTTTTGAGTGCTGGACAAAGAAACTGCTAATCATGCTGCAACCAAACCCATTCATCTTTCTTTATTAACAACAAAAGACTCCAACACAAATGTCATATATATAACCaaatttaattatattatacttaatttctcttctgaagCAAACCCAAGCTTACTAACCACTAGCATAAGAGCCACATATCACCAAAGGTAACCACACTAGATGACTTACAGAaatcaagattttaaaattcccCTAAATGTTCCCTAGAACTGCCAATAGATTTGAAATAGAGATGCTCACCTTCTGTGACTCCATTAATAGCAAGAGAGATAATTGCCAGGAGATTCTCACATGGAGCTTTGTTTAtctaaacaaagaaaacagtgtTGAAATTCTCTAGTCGGACTATAATGTATCTAACAAAACTAAAATTCTTGTTTCCAAGTAGgcatatttaaaacaaatattgaCATTCAACTTCCCTAAACAATCTATGAAATTCTGACCTATCAGTTAACTGTAGTAAGTTTTTATTGACTTTCCTGACTGCTTCCAGCCACTAAAGACCTAAACGCACAGAGAGTCATTTACCtctgaaaattaatattccACATTCAGACTTCGTTCAAATATTATTTGATCAGATATTATTTGACTCATTTCATCATTTCTTTCAGcta
The nucleotide sequence above comes from Oenanthe melanoleuca isolate GR-GAL-2019-014 chromosome 2, OMel1.0, whole genome shotgun sequence. Encoded proteins:
- the THOC1 gene encoding THO complex subunit 1 isoform X1, with amino-acid sequence MASSARARSAARPPGNMSPPLFSLPEARLRFTTSTREALINKSIKPLLNAFNQVPGSENEKKCTLDQAFRVVVEEEIINKAPCENLLAIISLAINGVTEGICTASTPFVLLGDVLDCLPLDQCDKIFTFVEKNVATWKSNTFYSAGKNYLLRMCNDLLRRLSKSQNTVFCGRIQLFLARLFPLSEKSGLNLQSQFNLENVTVFNTNEHESTLGQKHTEEREEGMDVEEGEMGDDEAPTSCSIPIDYNLYRKFWSLQDYFRNPVQCYEKVSWKTFLKYSEEVLAVFKSYKLDDTQASRKKLEELKTGGEHVYFAKFLTSEKLMDLQLSDSNFRRHILLQYLILFQYLKGQVKFKSSNYVLTDEQSLWIEDTTKAVYQLLSENPPDGERFSKMVEHILNTEENWNSWKNEGCPSFVKERSHPEFQLGPPDSKPMRPVRKRPAPEDFLGKGSSKKILMGNEELTRLWNLCPDNMEACKSESREYMPTLEEFFEEAIEQADPENMVENKYKAVNNSNYGWRALRLLARRSPHFFQPTNQQFKSLPEYLENMVIKLAKELPPPSEEIKTGEDEDEEDNDALLKENNESPEVQRDKAMTGEQIESFANRLGEQWKALAPYLEMKESDIRQIELDSEDVKMRAKQLLVAWQDQEGAHATPENLITALSKAGLGDLAESFTNDTEGSS
- the THOC1 gene encoding THO complex subunit 1 isoform X2, with product MASSARARSAARPPGNMSPPLFSLPEARLRFTTSTREALINKSIKPLLNAFNQVPGSENEKKCTLDQAFRVVVEEEIINKAPCENLLAIISLAINGVTEGICTASTPFVLLGDVLDCLPLDQCDKIFTFVEKNVATWKSNTFYSAGKNYLLRMCNDLLRRLSKSQNTVFCGRIQLFLARLFPLSEKSGLNLQSQFNLENVTVFNTNEHESTLGQKHTEEREEGMDVEEGEMGDDEAPTSCSIPIDYNLYRKFWSLQDYFRNPVQCYEKVSWKTFLKYSEEVLAVFKSYKLDDTQASRKKLEELKTGGEHVYFAKFLTSEKLMDLQLSDSNFRRHILLQYLILFQYLKGQVKFKSSNYVLTDEQSLWIEDTTKAVYQLLSENPPDGERFSKMVEHILNTEENWNSWKNEGCPSFVKERPPDSKPMRPVRKRPAPEDFLGKGSSKKILMGNEELTRLWNLCPDNMEACKSESREYMPTLEEFFEEAIEQADPENMVENKYKAVNNSNYGWRALRLLARRSPHFFQPTNQQFKSLPEYLENMVIKLAKELPPPSEEIKTGEDEDEEDNDALLKENNESPEVQRDKAMTGEQIESFANRLGEQWKALAPYLEMKESDIRQIELDSEDVKMRAKQLLVAWQDQEGAHATPENLITALSKAGLGDLAESFTNDTEGSS